A single region of the Gemmatimonadota bacterium genome encodes:
- a CDS encoding amidohydrolase has product MSDPVRSRVTAAPRTPKTESATARRAGVAVLLLLASGACAAPETADLVLTGGKVVTVDDALPEAEAVAVRGDRIAAVGSADEIAALVGPETEVIELDGRLVVPGFIEGHGHYMALGRARMILDLTAVESWEEIVAMVGAAAENATPGTWIHGRGWHQEKWTSVPAGSVEGVPTHHTLSAVSPDNPVLLGHASGHAAFANLAALEAAGIGPDTPDPAGGTIVRDADRNATGLLRENADGLVARVAAAADEARSEEERRAEFRRQVELAGEEAIRKGVTTFQDAGADFSTIDGFRSLADEGALPVRLYVMVRASTEEMRERLAEYRMVGYGDDFLTVRSIKRQIDGALGSHGAWLLEPYFDMPTTLGLAVEEPDDIEATAALALEHDYQLNTHAIGDRANREVLDIYERTFGSDGSGLRWRIEHAQHLHPDDVGRFASLGVIASMQGVHATSDAPWIPIRLGAERTRSGAYIWRELLNAGVTINNGTDVPVEDISPIASFAASVHRIDRNGEVFFADQRMTRMEALRSYTINNAYAAFEEDLKGSITPGKLADLVVLDRDIMTVPLEEIARTMVDYTIIGGEVRHAR; this is encoded by the coding sequence ATGTCGGACCCGGTCCGAAGCCGTGTGACGGCTGCGCCGCGCACCCCGAAGACCGAGTCGGCCACGGCGCGGCGGGCCGGCGTCGCGGTACTTCTCCTGCTCGCGTCGGGAGCCTGCGCGGCGCCCGAGACCGCCGACCTCGTGCTCACCGGCGGCAAGGTCGTCACCGTCGACGACGCCCTGCCCGAAGCCGAAGCGGTCGCGGTTCGGGGTGACCGCATCGCGGCGGTAGGTAGCGCGGATGAGATCGCGGCCCTGGTCGGCCCGGAGACCGAGGTGATCGAGCTCGACGGCAGGCTGGTCGTCCCCGGCTTCATCGAGGGCCACGGGCACTACATGGCCCTTGGCCGCGCCCGCATGATCCTCGACCTGACCGCAGTCGAGAGCTGGGAGGAGATCGTGGCGATGGTGGGAGCAGCGGCTGAGAACGCCACGCCCGGAACCTGGATCCACGGTCGGGGCTGGCATCAGGAGAAATGGACCTCCGTGCCGGCGGGATCGGTCGAGGGCGTGCCCACCCATCACACGCTCTCGGCGGTATCGCCCGACAACCCCGTCCTCCTCGGCCACGCCAGCGGTCACGCGGCCTTCGCCAACCTCGCGGCGCTGGAGGCCGCCGGAATAGGGCCCGATACACCCGATCCGGCGGGAGGCACCATCGTGCGCGACGCCGACCGCAACGCGACCGGTCTGCTGCGTGAAAACGCGGACGGTCTGGTGGCGCGGGTCGCCGCGGCTGCCGATGAGGCGCGCTCCGAAGAGGAACGTCGGGCCGAGTTCCGCCGCCAAGTCGAGCTCGCGGGGGAAGAAGCGATTCGCAAGGGCGTGACGACCTTCCAGGACGCCGGCGCCGACTTCTCCACCATCGACGGCTTCCGCTCGCTCGCCGACGAGGGGGCGCTGCCCGTCAGGCTCTACGTCATGGTCAGGGCGAGCACCGAAGAGATGCGCGAACGGCTCGCCGAGTACAGGATGGTGGGCTACGGCGACGACTTCCTCACCGTGCGCTCGATCAAGCGGCAGATCGACGGCGCGCTCGGTTCGCACGGCGCTTGGCTGCTCGAACCCTATTTCGACATGCCTACGACGCTCGGTCTCGCGGTGGAAGAACCGGACGACATCGAGGCCACGGCGGCCCTCGCCCTGGAGCACGACTACCAGCTCAACACGCACGCCATCGGCGACCGCGCCAACCGCGAGGTGCTCGACATCTACGAACGGACCTTCGGCTCCGACGGTTCCGGCCTGCGCTGGCGGATCGAGCACGCCCAGCATCTCCATCCCGACGACGTGGGGCGTTTCGCCTCGCTGGGGGTGATCGCCTCCATGCAAGGAGTGCACGCCACCTCGGACGCCCCCTGGATCCCCATCCGGCTGGGCGCCGAGCGCACACGCTCGGGAGCCTACATCTGGCGCGAGCTCCTGAATGCCGGGGTCACCATAAACAACGGCACCGACGTCCCGGTCGAGGACATCTCGCCGATCGCCTCCTTCGCGGCGTCGGTGCACCGGATCGACCGCAACGGCGAGGTCTTCTTCGCCGATCAGCGCATGACCCGCATGGAGGCGCTCAGGAGCTACACCATCAACAACGCCTACGCCGCCTTCGAGGAAGATCTCAAGGGCTCGATCACCCCGGGCAAGCTTGCCGATCTGGTCGTGCTCGACCGCGACATCATGACCGTCCCCCTGGAGGAGATAGCCCGGACCATGGTGGACTACACGATCATCGGCGGGGAGGTACGCCATGCGCGTTGA
- a CDS encoding DUF1080 domain-containing protein gives MRVDALRKLPAPAALVTITAACAVEARPDSGAVADATPRKEVIQPEGVTRLPVFSSGVRSGDLIFLSGAIGALPGVEPPTLVEGGIGPEARQAMDNLGAVLEAADAGWDDVVKCTVFLADMADFAAFNEVYAGYFTGDPPARSALAAAGLAFDARVEVECIAAAPTRTARPPVDRSVPTVQEAQQHNVLTAEEEAAGWRLLFDGGTLEGWRRYDGGEMTDGWRVEDGDLVHVGGGFDIIHEEPFADFELSLEWMVEPGGNSGIFYRAALGEDDIFNTAPEMQVLDNAGHADGRNPLTSAGANYALHAPSADFTNPAGEWNSVGITVAGNSVEHRMNGELIVSYELGSPEWRDLVENSKFAEWPRYGKAASGHIGLQDHGDVVRYRNIKVKELR, from the coding sequence ATGCGCGTTGACGCCCTCCGCAAATTGCCGGCGCCGGCGGCTCTGGTGACGATCACCGCAGCTTGCGCCGTCGAGGCGCGCCCGGACTCTGGAGCCGTCGCCGATGCGACACCCCGCAAAGAGGTCATCCAGCCCGAGGGCGTGACCCGGCTGCCCGTCTTCTCTTCGGGCGTCAGAAGCGGCGACCTCATCTTCCTCTCCGGCGCCATCGGCGCTCTGCCCGGGGTCGAGCCGCCCACCCTGGTCGAGGGCGGAATCGGGCCAGAGGCCCGCCAGGCGATGGACAATCTCGGCGCGGTGCTCGAAGCCGCCGACGCGGGCTGGGACGACGTCGTCAAATGCACGGTGTTCCTCGCCGACATGGCCGACTTCGCGGCCTTCAACGAGGTGTACGCCGGCTACTTCACCGGCGACCCGCCTGCGCGCTCGGCGCTCGCCGCCGCAGGACTCGCATTCGACGCCAGAGTCGAGGTGGAGTGCATCGCAGCCGCACCGACCCGCACCGCGCGGCCCCCCGTCGACCGAAGCGTCCCGACCGTCCAGGAAGCCCAGCAGCACAATGTCCTGACCGCCGAGGAAGAGGCGGCGGGCTGGCGGCTACTCTTCGACGGAGGCACGCTCGAGGGCTGGCGACGCTACGACGGCGGCGAGATGACCGACGGCTGGCGGGTGGAGGACGGCGATCTCGTCCACGTGGGGGGCGGCTTCGACATCATCCACGAAGAGCCCTTCGCGGATTTCGAGCTGTCGCTGGAGTGGATGGTCGAGCCGGGCGGCAACAGCGGCATCTTCTACCGGGCCGCCCTCGGCGAGGACGACATCTTCAACACCGCACCCGAGATGCAGGTGCTCGACAACGCCGGGCACGCCGACGGCAGGAACCCGCTCACCAGCGCGGGCGCGAACTACGCCCTGCACGCGCCGAGCGCCGACTTCACCAATCCCGCCGGAGAGTGGAATTCGGTCGGCATCACGGTGGCGGGCAATTCGGTCGAGCACCGGATGAACGGAGAGCTGATCGTCTCCTACGAGCTCGGATCGCCGGAGTGGCGGGATCTGGTGGAAAACAGCAAGTTTGCCGAGTGGCCCAGGTACGGCAAGGCTGCGAGCGGCCACATCGGGCTCCAGGACCACGGCGACGTCGTCCGCTACCGAAACATCAAGGTGAAGGAACTGAGATGA
- a CDS encoding Gfo/Idh/MocA family oxidoreductase, with translation MTSSEITRRDFLARGSAVAAGFTVVPSKVLGGRRQAPSDTLGFAVVGAGGMGRENARELVLSERLVAVCDVDFGFVDNKIAELAERDWQPDPGEQRTPEEEERAEKNRAKDAALVAQYAGARKYTDYREMFADDPGIDAVVIATPDHTHAVIAAEAMRAGKHVYVQKPLTHTVEEARKLGELAESSGVVTQMGNQGHSSDDARLINEWVQAGVIGAVRQVHIWTDRPIWMSGLLRPAPMPEDFDPLSKDRSWWPGTVRDAISWGLWDDFSKPEQLHWDLFVGPVAHEVPWHPMYHPFHWRGWVDFGTGALGDMGAHLVDHPFWALDLGLPQTVEATSTPWGGDASDPVSFPVATKVHFTFARRGLMPPVEMHWYDGGLMPRRPEELPPEVELPRAGGVMFVGERGLLLHETYGRNPRLFPEGLTEEAVSVPESYPRVPDGNHEMNWAEACKGNGEAVCQFPYASRLTETMLLATVALRAGQGFRMEYDAENMRVTNHEKANEYLVREYRQGWAL, from the coding sequence ATGACCTCCTCCGAGATCACCCGCCGCGATTTTCTGGCCCGCGGCTCCGCCGTCGCGGCAGGATTCACCGTGGTGCCGTCCAAGGTGCTCGGCGGAAGGCGCCAGGCCCCCAGCGACACCTTGGGATTCGCCGTCGTCGGGGCCGGCGGCATGGGGCGGGAGAACGCCCGCGAACTGGTCCTCTCCGAGCGCCTGGTAGCGGTCTGCGATGTCGATTTCGGCTTCGTCGACAACAAGATCGCCGAACTCGCCGAACGCGACTGGCAACCTGATCCCGGTGAGCAGCGCACGCCCGAAGAAGAGGAACGGGCGGAGAAGAACCGGGCCAAGGACGCGGCTCTCGTCGCCCAGTACGCAGGCGCCCGCAAATACACGGACTACCGCGAGATGTTCGCCGACGACCCCGGCATCGACGCCGTGGTGATCGCGACCCCCGACCACACTCATGCGGTCATCGCCGCCGAGGCCATGCGAGCCGGCAAGCACGTCTACGTTCAAAAGCCTCTCACCCACACGGTCGAGGAGGCCCGCAAGCTCGGCGAGCTCGCCGAGAGCTCCGGGGTGGTGACCCAGATGGGGAACCAGGGTCACTCGTCGGACGACGCTCGCCTCATAAACGAGTGGGTCCAGGCCGGAGTCATCGGTGCGGTGCGGCAGGTTCACATCTGGACCGACCGTCCCATCTGGATGTCGGGGCTGCTCCGCCCGGCGCCGATGCCCGAGGATTTCGATCCTCTCTCGAAGGATCGCTCCTGGTGGCCGGGGACGGTTCGCGACGCCATCTCCTGGGGGCTCTGGGACGACTTCTCCAAGCCGGAGCAGCTCCACTGGGATCTCTTCGTCGGACCGGTCGCGCACGAGGTTCCCTGGCATCCCATGTACCATCCCTTTCACTGGAGGGGATGGGTCGACTTCGGCACCGGGGCGCTCGGCGACATGGGAGCTCACCTCGTCGACCATCCGTTCTGGGCCCTCGACCTGGGCCTGCCCCAGACCGTCGAAGCCACGTCCACGCCCTGGGGAGGCGACGCGAGCGATCCCGTCTCCTTTCCGGTCGCGACCAAGGTGCACTTCACCTTCGCGAGGCGCGGTCTCATGCCTCCCGTGGAAATGCACTGGTACGACGGCGGCCTCATGCCCAGAAGGCCCGAGGAGCTGCCGCCAGAGGTGGAGCTGCCACGCGCAGGGGGCGTGATGTTCGTCGGAGAGCGGGGCCTGCTCCTGCACGAGACCTACGGCAGGAACCCTCGCCTCTTCCCGGAGGGGCTGACCGAGGAAGCGGTATCCGTGCCCGAGAGCTATCCCAGAGTCCCGGACGGCAATCACGAGATGAACTGGGCCGAGGCCTGCAAGGGGAACGGCGAGGCGGTGTGCCAGTTCCCGTACGCCTCCCGCCTGACCGAGACCATGTTGTTGGCAACGGTCGCGCTGCGAGCGGGACAGGGCTTCCGTATGGAGTACGACGCCGAAAACATGCGCGTCACCAACCACGAGAAGGCCAACGAGTATCTGGTGCGCGAGTACAGACAGGGGTGGGCGCTGTGA